In Caldisalinibacter kiritimatiensis, a single genomic region encodes these proteins:
- the spoVS gene encoding stage V sporulation protein SpoVS: protein MDVLKVSAKSSPNSVAGALAGVLREKGSAEIQAIGAGALNQAVKAVAIARGFVAPSGVDLICIPAFTDIEIDGEERTAIKLIVEPR from the coding sequence ATGGATGTATTAAAAGTATCAGCAAAATCAAGTCCAAATTCTGTAGCAGGAGCATTAGCTGGTGTACTTAGAGAAAAGGGATCAGCTGAAATTCAAGCAATAGGAGCAGGTGCTCTTAATCAAGCAGTTAAGGCAGTAGCTATTGCTAGAGGATTTGTTGCTCCTAGTGGTGTTGATTTAATTTGTATTCCAGCGTTCACAGACATTGAAATTGATGGGGAAGAAAGAACAGCAATTAAATTAATAGTAGAACCT